The sequence AAACTAGTATGATATCACATATGTTTATAGAGCCAGAAGCTGCAGTAGCAAAGTATGAAGATGGAAAAATAACCGTATGGAGCTCAACACAAAACACTCACTTTGACAGGGATGAAGTGGCGAGGATGCTAAACATGCCACAGAACAGAGTGCGTTGCATATGTGCTGAAACAGGCGGTGGCTTTGGTGGTAAGCTAGATATTTCTTTACAATGCTATTCTGCTTTATTAGCTTACTACTCTAAAAGACCAGTAAAGATGGTTAACACTCGTGAAGAATCAACAACTGTGTCGTCAAAACGCCATCCAACCCTCATGAAGTATAAGACAGGAGCAAAAAAAGATGGAAAACTTCATGCTATGGAAGTTGAGATTTTCCAGGACACAGGTGCGTACTCTTCATATGGGCTAGGGGTAATTACTAGAAGTGTTGTACATAGTACAGGTCCCTATGAGGTGCCTAATTTACGCGTAAAATCTACAATGGTATATACAAATAACCCTATGGCAGGCGCAATGAGAGGATTTGGTGTTCCTCAAGTAGCAATAGCACACGAGGGTCAAATGGATGCACTTGCAAAAGAATTAAATATGACTCCAGTGGAGATTAGGTTAATAAATGCCCTTAAAGTAGGATCGACTACAGGAACTAAACAAATTCTTGATAATAGCGTAGGCATCACAGAGACAATAATTAAAGCAGTAGAAAAAAGCAAAGAAGTAATCTCGCAGGAAAGGAGGAGCTTATAATGAAAAAAAGAGGCGTAGGAATGGGTTGTATGTGGTATGGGGTTGGTAATACTGGGCTACCTAATCCAGCAGCAGCTTTTGTTGAGGTTCATAGTGATGGTTCAGTTACAGTGCTAACAGGTGCTGCAGACATAGGACAGGGATCTGACACTGTCATGTGCCAGATTGTGGCAGAAGCACTAGGGGTCCATTATGAAGACGTTAGTGTATTATCTGCTGACAGTGGTGTTACCCCAGAGTCTGGCGCATCATCTGCCAGTAGACAAACATATATTTCAGGAAATGCTTGCTTAAATGCAGCAAATATGGCTAAAGAAACCATTGTAAAAGTAGCCGCAGAATTATTGGGTACTACAGCTTCTAACGTAGAATTGCGGGATAGGAGAGCCTTTGACAAAAATAACACCGACAACCACATCCTATATTCCAAAGTATTAATGACCATGAAGCAAAAGGGTATTATCGCTGTAGGAAGTGGTAGCTTTAATCCAGATACCACAGGGTTAAATCCAGAAAACCTAGAAGGCAGTCCATATGGAACTTACGCCTTTGCAACTCAGATTGTTGAGGTTGAAGTGGACACCGAAACTGGAGAAGTTGATGTTATAAAAATCATCGCAGCCCATGATGTAGGTACAGCCATCAACAAACAAAATGTTGAGGGGCAAATTGAAGGTGGAGCGTTGATGGGAGTTGGATACGCATTACTTGAGGAAATAGAGCTAGATAACGGTAAAATAAAAAATCCAAATTTTACAAGTTACTTAATCAATACAGCAATGGACACACCCAAAATATATCCAATTATTGTTGAAGAACATAGCGAAACTGGACCCTTTGGAGCAAAAGGAGTCGGTGAACCTACATTGATCCCTACTGCACCGGCAATCTTAAGTGCAATAGAAGATGCCATAGGTATTAGATTTAATGAAGTTCCTGTAACTCCTGAAAAAATTATTAAGTCTCTAAAAAATGGAGGTAAGTAAAAATGTCAAATACTAATGAAAAAGTTAGTTTCTTTAAAAGAAAGAACATAGAGTTCTCTGTTAAAAGGTACTTAATTGACACTTTAAGCTTCATGGCACTTGGTCTTTTTTCTTCACTAATAATCGGTAGTATAATGAATACAATCGGAAGTAAACTTGGGATACCATTTTTATCAGAAACAGTATGGCCCATTGCTAACAGTATGACTGGACCAGCTATAGCAGTTGCAGTAGCCTTTGGTCTTCAGGCTCCGCCTTTAGTAATGTTCTCAGCAGTAATAGTGGGAGCTGCTGGAGCGGCAAACGGTGGAGGACCTGTAGGTGCTTTGCTGGCAACGTTAGTTGGTGTGGAGTTCGGTAAAATGGTTTCAAAGGAAACAAAAGTGGATATAATCGTAACACCAGCTGTAACAATACTAGTTGGCTGCTTAGTTGCAAGCTTTGTTGCACCAGCTGTTGGAGCATTTATGACAAAGTTTGGTGAGTTAATTATGTATGCAACAGAGCTACACCCTGTTCCAATGGGTAGTTTAGTTGCTGTACTAATGGGAATTGCCTTAACACTACCTATAAGTAGTGCTGCAATAGCAATAATGTTAAGCTTAAGTGGCATAGCTGCAGGAGCTGCCGTTGTTGGATGCTGTTGTCAGATGGTAGGTTTTGCTGTGCAAAGTTATAAAGATAATGGTTGGGGTGGAGTTTTTGCCCAAGGAGTTGGAACATCAATGCTCCAAGTACCAAATATCGTTAAAAAACCAATTATTTGGTTACCGCCAATTATAGCATCTGCTATACTTGGTCCAATTTCCGCTAGAGTATTACAAATGGAAAACACACCAATGGGTGCAGGTATGGGAACCAGTGGTTTAGTAGGTCAGTTCGAAGCTATTTCAGCAATGGATGGTGGAGCTGGTATGTATCTATCCATATTTCTAATGCACATAGCACTACCAGCAATACTAGTGTATGTAATTTCTAAAGTCATGTATTCTAAACAAATACTTAAACCAGGTGATATGAAGTTAGACCTATAAAAAAGTATTGTAACATCTTATAAAAAACTAAATATCAAGCGTGGGGCTTAGCCCTTCCACTTTAGGGAGGAGTCTTCAGAGCTGTGAATCGGGGTAATCCATAAGCCGAGGAGCCGAGAAGAGGACAATGAGTTAAAGTGGTACTGCAGCGTTCAAGGATTGAAAATGGCAGGGGAGGACGATTAGGTGACTAATCACTATCAAATAAAGGTATTCTCATAGATACCTTTATTTGAATATGGTGAAAACTCCTCCAAATTTAACGGGGGAGTTTTTTATTTCGAAGGAAATTATTTCATTTAGTCTTTTTCTCTTAGTAAGGATTATTGTTCTAGTTATCATATACAGGAGACATAGCATGTTCCTGATGGAGGTGTGACAGTGAATATTTTCCTAACAGGTGGAAAGCAAGTTGGCAAATCTACAATAATAAATTCAGTAACAAATGAACTGGGTATAGGGGAGAAAACCATTGGGTTTAGGACATTGTTGAATCCTAGTACAGAAATAAGGACGTTTTATATAGAACCAATTAATATTTCACTATTAGAAAACCCATACAAAGACATAGGTTACTTTAAGGACGGTACAAAAACAGGGATTACATCTACCTTTGAAGATTATGGAGTTAAATTACTAGAAAAATGTTTATCAGAGAGATCCTCAATAGTCCTCTTAGATGAAGTTGGTTTTTTTGAGGAAGGAGCACGAAATTTCCAAAAAAAGTTACATGAACTTCTAGACTCTCCTAAGACGGTCCTAGGTGTAATTAAAGAACATACATCCGAATTCTTGGACTCCATAAGATTTCGAGAAGATGTGAGGATTTTACATGTAACACTAGTTAACAGAGAAGAAATTAAAATAGAACTTATAAAAATAATTAAAAATTTAAAACTAGAAAATTAGAGGAGTGAATAAAATGATTAAATCCAATAAAACAATGATACTTGTGATACTTTTACTTACATCAATAATTATGTCAGGGTGCTTGGGCTCACAGCAAAACCCCTCTGACACAATAACAGAGACTAATAGAACTGTTATAGATCAAAAAGGTAGAGAAGTTGAGATTCCCAAAGAAATTAACAGCGTTGTGTCCACCTATGGCCCAGCCACTAATTTGATTTTCGCAGTAGGGGCACAACACAAACTTGTGGCGGTGCCTGATAAAACACATTCTAACAAGTTTTTTACCAGTGTTTATCCAGAGGTGCTGAAATTAGATGAAATTGGCAGCAGAGGCGAAGGGTTAAATATCGAAGCAGTTATAGCATCAAACCCTGATGTTGTTATATTATTTCCCGGGAATGATAATGAAACAATAATAGAACAGCTTGCTACACAGAAGATTCCAGCTGTTGTAATTAACCCAGAAAGTATAGAAGAGATTTTAGAATGTATCGAACTACTTGGGGATGTTTTAGGGAGAGAAGCACAAGCTAAAGAGTTAATTGCCTATTACATTGAGAGTCTAGAGCTTGTGGAGAGTAGGGTGTCTAACATATCCTTAGACCAACGTAAAAAGGTATACTTAGCGGGATCTAATGGATTATTGTCAACAACATCTTCTGATATGTATCAACACCATCTGATTGAACAAGCAGGTGGAATTAACGTTGCAAGTTCCTTAAATGGAGGTTGGAACCAAGTTTCAGCAGAACAGTTAATAAAATTTAACCCCGATTTTATTACTTCCGTACAATATAGCAAAGGGAATGTAGCACAGGAAATATCAGACAATAAACAGTTTAGTAATATAGAAGCAATAAAAAATAAACAGGTTTATATTTTCCCCTCAAATTTAGGGGGATGGGATATGCCAGAGCCTAGGTCCATATTAGGGATCCTGTGGTTATCAAATATGCTATATCCTGAAGAATTTGCTGACATGGACATATTAAAAGAAATAGAGGAATTTCATCTAAATTTCTATGGCAAGAATTTCACAGAACTTGGGGGAATTTTAAATGATAATGAAATTCTGGAGAAAATTAAATAGTAATCTTAAAAACAAAAAAAGTACCATATTTATTTTTTTCATAGTAACTATATTCATTTCTTTATTTTCTGGACGTTATAGCGTAAAGGTTGATGAAATATTGACTTTGTTTCAAGAGCTTCCTAATTTTCTATTAGGAAATGAAATAACAAGTAATCAGAGTTTAGTATTTTACTATATCAGACTCCCAAGAATTATTTTAGCTTTAGTAACTGGCGTAGTACTAGGTGGAACAGGTGTTGTTTTTCAAGGGGTCTTTAAAAACCCCTTGGCCTCCCCAGATGTGTTAGGAGTCACAGCAGGGTGTACTGTTGGTGCTGCTATAGCCATACTACTCCCCTTTGAAGGCAATCTAATTATACAAGTAACAGCATTTGTGTTTGGTATAGTTACAGTTTTTATTACATATGGTCTTGCAAAAGCTTCAAAAAACAAAAACATAGTGATGCTAGTGCTAGCTGGCATGGTTGTATCCGCATTCTTTTCAGCTATGCTGTCACTAATTAAATACATGGCAGATCCATTTGAACAACTTCCAGCTATTGTTTTTTGGACAATGGGAGGATTCCATAGAGCTTCATGGCCTAGGATTCAAACGCTACTTATAACAGTTCTACCGTGTATTATTTTTTTAAAATCTACATCTTGGAAGTTGAACATACTGTGCTTGGGTGATGAAGATGCACAGGGATTAGGTATAAATGTAAAGAGACTGCGCCTTATAATACTGAGTATATCTGCATTTATGGTTGCAAGCTGTATTAGTATTACTGGAACCGTTGGATGGGTGGCTTTAGTCGTACCCCACATTACTAGGTTATATGTTGGAGCAGATCACAGTAGGCTACTTCCGATGAGTATGTTGGTTGGCGGAGGTTTCACAGTACTAATGGATACTATAGCAAGATCACTTACAACTTCCGAGATCCCAATCAGTATACTAACAGCAGCCATTGGTGCACCAGTCTTTGCTTACTTACTTATAGTTAAAAGCACTGTGGAGGGATAATTATGACTATAAAAATTACAGATATCCAATTTAACTATAATCAGAGGCGTGTCCTAAAAGGATGTTCGTTAATTATTGAAAGAGGTAACATATACGGTCTTTTAGGTGCTAATGGAGCGGGAAAAACAACCCTAATGAAAATTATAAAGGGACTGCTTAAACCGCAAAATGGAGATGTTGAAATTGATGGAAGAAACACTTTAGCAATGACCATAGAGGAAATATCCCAAAAGATTGCTACTGTTTCCCAAGACACTAATCAAGTATTTCCTTTTTCTGTACTTGATATGGTAACTATGGGGAGGAATCCTCACATCAAGCTTTTCGGTAAGCCAATAAAGGAAGATTACATAAAGGCAGAGGAGTCTTTAGCATTGGTAGGAGGGCTTTACTTAAAAGAGAGAATTTTTAATGAGCTAAGTGGCGGGGAGAGGCAATTAGTTATGATAGCTAGAGCATTAGCACAACAAACTCCATACATATTATTTGATGAACCTACTGCTCACTTGGATTTTACAAATCAGCATGTAATTTTAAAAGTTATAAGGGATGTTGTAAAGAAAAATAATTTAGGGGTCTTAATTTGCATGCACGACCCTAATCTAGTGTACCAGTATTGCTCACACTCAGTGATGATACATGAGGGTCAAGTTCTTAGTAAAGGTTTAACAAAAGAAGTTTTTAATGAAGGCAATCTATCTTACCTCTATGGAACATCCACTAAAATCAGTCGAATAGACAATGGACTAATCTATGTTTCAGCTAAGTAATCTTACCTTAGGAGAGAAAAAGTATGATAACAGCTATTATAATGGCATCAGGTTACTCGAGAAGAATGAAACAAAACAAACTACTATTAAAGATATTCGGTAAACCTATGGTGGAACATGTTATCGATATAGCAAAAAAAGGATCTCTAGATGAGATCTTATTGATATATAAGGACCAGGAAGTTAAAGAGATAGCGAGTAAAAATAATGTTAATTCATTGTATAACAAATATGCATATCTAGGACAAAGTGAGGCCATAAAATTAGGAGTCAGCAACTCCCATGAAGACACTGAGGGATATATGTTTTTAACATCGGACCAACCACTGCTGACAGAAGACATACTAAATAGACTAATCCACAAATTTAATCAAAATAAGGACTGCATAATAGTGCCTTTATATGGGGACAAGCCTGGCAGTCCTTGTATATTTCCAAAGAAATTCAAGAATCAACTACTTAGCCTTTCAGGAGATACTGGAGGCAGAAGAATAATCAAAGGCAATACACAGCATGTACTATATGTGAATATAGAAGAGCATGCAGGACATGACATTGATAAATGGGAGGACTATATAGGAATTTTTTAAAGCTTTCAAATATGACAAGGATATTTCATTTTTGAAATCAAGAAACAACCCTAAGGAGAGTGTTTTGTGGTTATTGCGTTAAAAAACCATTTCAATAATGAAATAAACTAGAATAACTTCAAGCTAATCCTAGGCATATATGGGACATTTATATTGGCATAGTATTTGCATTTATACAAGGCGTAGAAAAAAATAACTGGAGGTTAGGATATGAGGATAGGTTTTATAGGACTTGGAGCAATGGGTAAAGGGATGGCCACGAATTTAGTGAAAAGTGTCAATCAATTGGTTGTTTATGATATAAACATAGCAGTTGTCAACGAACTAAAAGAACTAGGTGCTGAAGTGGCTAAATCTCCTAAAGACTTGGCTGAAAAAGTAGATGTTATTATGACATCTTTACCAAATTCACAAATAGTTCAAATGACTATGCTAGGTGAAAATGGTGTCTTAGAAGGGGCAAAGCCAGGAAGCGTTATTGTTGATTTCAGCAGTATAACGCCAAAGACAATTCAACACATCGCTAGGGAAGCAAACAAAAAAGATATAGAAGTTCTAGACGCTCCAGTCAGTGGCGGTCAAATAGGGGCAGAAAAAGGAACTTTAACCATAATGGTTGGAGGAAAGGAAGAGGTATTAAACAAAATACTTCCATTATTAAACTGCGTTGGAACTTCTATCAAACACGTAGGAGATGTGGGCGCTGGCGATACAATTAAACTAGTAAACAACTTACTACTTGGAGTAAATATGGCTGCAGTTTCAGAAGCGTTAACTTTAGGTGTTAAAGCTGGCCTAAAGCCAGAAATTTTATATGATGTTATCTCTCAAAGCTCAGGAAATTCATATGCACTAAAAGCAAAGTATGAAAAATTCATAGCTAAGGGGAACTTTGAGCCTGGATTTATGATTGATTTGCAATATAAAGATTTACAATTAGCTATCGATACTGCAAAGGACCTACAATTTCCACTACTTATAGGAAATTTAGCACAACAATTGTATGAAATTGCTAGGGCAGAAGGTAATGGCAATAAGGATATATCTGCAATAATAAATACATTTGAAAATTGGGGTCAAGTAAAAGTAAGGGAAAGGGAGGCAGAATAATGGAGTTAAAAAGGTTGATCGAAGAAAAACTCCCTCTAACTATAGGGGAAACAATTGAAATCGCACACAGTGAGGGTGTAAGGGTAGTAGATGTTGTTCTAGCAGAAGCTGAACTAACAACAGGAAAAAGTAAAGAAGAGATTCTACAACAATCATACGAACAGTTTGCACACAATTTAAAAGCTGTGGAAATCGGGTTAGAAACAGGTCACAGTTTGCTTTTAGGCAGCACAGGGGCACAACTACATAAAATTGAGGGAAATGCTTTGTTTG comes from Alkalicella caledoniensis and encodes:
- a CDS encoding xanthine dehydrogenase family protein molybdopterin-binding subunit, whose amino-acid sequence is MEEKNYSVIGKSVTKKDVLAKVTGKAQYAADITLDNMLFGKVLRSTVPAAIVKKIDTSKAKELPGVVSVLTAKDIPGENSVGIIIKDEPILVTNKIRRIGDPLAIIAAETMEIAEEALGLIKVDLEELPVVSNIEQALDKNSPVIHGGESNILSTKLMVKGDVDNAFKECDIIIENSYKTSMISHMFIEPEAAVAKYEDGKITVWSSTQNTHFDRDEVARMLNMPQNRVRCICAETGGGFGGKLDISLQCYSALLAYYSKRPVKMVNTREESTTVSSKRHPTLMKYKTGAKKDGKLHAMEVEIFQDTGAYSSYGLGVITRSVVHSTGPYEVPNLRVKSTMVYTNNPMAGAMRGFGVPQVAIAHEGQMDALAKELNMTPVEIRLINALKVGSTTGTKQILDNSVGITETIIKAVEKSKEVISQERRSL
- a CDS encoding xanthine dehydrogenase family protein molybdopterin-binding subunit, producing MKKRGVGMGCMWYGVGNTGLPNPAAAFVEVHSDGSVTVLTGAADIGQGSDTVMCQIVAEALGVHYEDVSVLSADSGVTPESGASSASRQTYISGNACLNAANMAKETIVKVAAELLGTTASNVELRDRRAFDKNNTDNHILYSKVLMTMKQKGIIAVGSGSFNPDTTGLNPENLEGSPYGTYAFATQIVEVEVDTETGEVDVIKIIAAHDVGTAINKQNVEGQIEGGALMGVGYALLEEIELDNGKIKNPNFTSYLINTAMDTPKIYPIIVEEHSETGPFGAKGVGEPTLIPTAPAILSAIEDAIGIRFNEVPVTPEKIIKSLKNGGK
- a CDS encoding PTS transporter subunit IIC, with the protein product MSNTNEKVSFFKRKNIEFSVKRYLIDTLSFMALGLFSSLIIGSIMNTIGSKLGIPFLSETVWPIANSMTGPAIAVAVAFGLQAPPLVMFSAVIVGAAGAANGGGPVGALLATLVGVEFGKMVSKETKVDIIVTPAVTILVGCLVASFVAPAVGAFMTKFGELIMYATELHPVPMGSLVAVLMGIALTLPISSAAIAIMLSLSGIAAGAAVVGCCCQMVGFAVQSYKDNGWGGVFAQGVGTSMLQVPNIVKKPIIWLPPIIASAILGPISARVLQMENTPMGAGMGTSGLVGQFEAISAMDGGAGMYLSIFLMHIALPAILVYVISKVMYSKQILKPGDMKLDL
- a CDS encoding nucleoside-triphosphatase, whose protein sequence is MNIFLTGGKQVGKSTIINSVTNELGIGEKTIGFRTLLNPSTEIRTFYIEPINISLLENPYKDIGYFKDGTKTGITSTFEDYGVKLLEKCLSERSSIVLLDEVGFFEEGARNFQKKLHELLDSPKTVLGVIKEHTSEFLDSIRFREDVRILHVTLVNREEIKIELIKIIKNLKLEN
- a CDS encoding ABC transporter substrate-binding protein, which codes for MIKSNKTMILVILLLTSIIMSGCLGSQQNPSDTITETNRTVIDQKGREVEIPKEINSVVSTYGPATNLIFAVGAQHKLVAVPDKTHSNKFFTSVYPEVLKLDEIGSRGEGLNIEAVIASNPDVVILFPGNDNETIIEQLATQKIPAVVINPESIEEILECIELLGDVLGREAQAKELIAYYIESLELVESRVSNISLDQRKKVYLAGSNGLLSTTSSDMYQHHLIEQAGGINVASSLNGGWNQVSAEQLIKFNPDFITSVQYSKGNVAQEISDNKQFSNIEAIKNKQVYIFPSNLGGWDMPEPRSILGILWLSNMLYPEEFADMDILKEIEEFHLNFYGKNFTELGGILNDNEILEKIK
- a CDS encoding FecCD family ABC transporter permease; translation: MIMKFWRKLNSNLKNKKSTIFIFFIVTIFISLFSGRYSVKVDEILTLFQELPNFLLGNEITSNQSLVFYYIRLPRIILALVTGVVLGGTGVVFQGVFKNPLASPDVLGVTAGCTVGAAIAILLPFEGNLIIQVTAFVFGIVTVFITYGLAKASKNKNIVMLVLAGMVVSAFFSAMLSLIKYMADPFEQLPAIVFWTMGGFHRASWPRIQTLLITVLPCIIFLKSTSWKLNILCLGDEDAQGLGINVKRLRLIILSISAFMVASCISITGTVGWVALVVPHITRLYVGADHSRLLPMSMLVGGGFTVLMDTIARSLTTSEIPISILTAAIGAPVFAYLLIVKSTVEG
- a CDS encoding ABC transporter ATP-binding protein, with the translated sequence MTIKITDIQFNYNQRRVLKGCSLIIERGNIYGLLGANGAGKTTLMKIIKGLLKPQNGDVEIDGRNTLAMTIEEISQKIATVSQDTNQVFPFSVLDMVTMGRNPHIKLFGKPIKEDYIKAEESLALVGGLYLKERIFNELSGGERQLVMIARALAQQTPYILFDEPTAHLDFTNQHVILKVIRDVVKKNNLGVLICMHDPNLVYQYCSHSVMIHEGQVLSKGLTKEVFNEGNLSYLYGTSTKISRIDNGLIYVSAK
- the mocA gene encoding molybdenum cofactor cytidylyltransferase, with product MITAIIMASGYSRRMKQNKLLLKIFGKPMVEHVIDIAKKGSLDEILLIYKDQEVKEIASKNNVNSLYNKYAYLGQSEAIKLGVSNSHEDTEGYMFLTSDQPLLTEDILNRLIHKFNQNKDCIIVPLYGDKPGSPCIFPKKFKNQLLSLSGDTGGRRIIKGNTQHVLYVNIEEHAGHDIDKWEDYIGIF
- a CDS encoding NAD(P)-dependent oxidoreductase; this translates as MRIGFIGLGAMGKGMATNLVKSVNQLVVYDINIAVVNELKELGAEVAKSPKDLAEKVDVIMTSLPNSQIVQMTMLGENGVLEGAKPGSVIVDFSSITPKTIQHIAREANKKDIEVLDAPVSGGQIGAEKGTLTIMVGGKEEVLNKILPLLNCVGTSIKHVGDVGAGDTIKLVNNLLLGVNMAAVSEALTLGVKAGLKPEILYDVISQSSGNSYALKAKYEKFIAKGNFEPGFMIDLQYKDLQLAIDTAKDLQFPLLIGNLAQQLYEIARAEGNGNKDISAIINTFENWGQVKVREREAE